In Spea bombifrons isolate aSpeBom1 chromosome 9, aSpeBom1.2.pri, whole genome shotgun sequence, the genomic stretch GTCATCACTGTAAGGGAGAAGTGAGCCCCAAGCTGCCGGTGAGTATCCCGGGAGTGGGGTGAACGGTTAGGGGTTCACTTCAGGGGTCAAtctgcatgataggagtggttCTCCCTGGGAGATGGGGGTGTGGGCGTATTAACACAGTGTTGAGGGGGTTGCTGGCCCCCCAGGGTTTAAGGAGAGGGTAAGTGTCACCCCCAGGCCCTTGGTGTGGAGATAGGACATATGGGGTCCTGAAGGGGAGCTCTGTGTCCCCATGGGCCTGGTTTAGGAGGCTCTCGGTGTGAAGGGGGTTCATTTTGGGCCCCAGGCTCCTGGTGTGAAGGGGGGGGGATGTATTTTGGGCCCCAGGCCCCTGTTATCTTGATAAAGAGATGGAGAGATCTGTGGCCCCAAGATGTCAGTTTGGGGACAGGAAGGGAACTGTGGCCCCATTTTGGGTTATTGGTCCAGTGGCCGGCGGGGGGACTGATTGCGTTATCTGGTAATGCGGCTGTGAAGCGATTGAAGGGATATGTCACCGTCGGTGATGGGCCGTCTGCGGGTTGACGGTTGCCGCACACGCTTCCCGCTTAGAATATGTGGCTTCCTTGGCTGTAGCATGGCGCCGGTGTCACCGATCGCACTGATGGCATGTGGCCCCCGGAGGGCCTGGCAGTTTTGACACCGCTCCTGCTGATCGTAACCTGGCGTTGGTGACACGGCGCCCCATCTCTGTCGGTGGCTGCTGATGCACGGCATCCGCTGCCGCAGTCTGACAGCTGTCATGGCCTTTCTTGTTGGTGATGTGCGGCCGGGCTTTGGACGTCGCACGCTTCCTGATGGTGATACGCGGCAGCCGCTTCATTATGGTGGCCGGTCTGGCCGGTGACTCTTAAGGGTTCTCTATAACACGATTTAGTGGTTATTGCCGTAATATTGCCGCAGTTGGAGATATTCCGTGTGTGATGGTCGCTGGTGCTGCCGTCCTTTCCCTGGGGCATCTATGTGGGCTCTGTAccctttatacccccccatGGTGCGCAGGTACGTCACTAATGGATTTAATTAAACTAATGGCTTATAAAGGTTAATTTATATAGCTCTGGCATCACAATCCACTGTCTTGTAGTATGGTGAGAGTGGATctgcctcccagtagaagtggtagaggctaatacagcgaggtaatgtaaacatgcatgggatagacatacggctcctgaatctaagacgagacaaaCGCCTGATTCCCTTATTCCCTGTGTTAACCCTTTTCGTTCATTGATAAGAACACCAGGTAAAAGAACTGCATTGGGGTGACGAACACGTCAGTCACAGCCGCCAGCACGCACACTGAGTAGCCAATCGGAAGGAGAGATAGAGTATTTAAATCCCCGCGTGTAGTCAATGCCGTCACGAGAAACTCTTTTAACTGATCTGCCCGAGCAGCTCGGACGCCTTCTGATAGGAGAGTTTGAACGCGGCGACCGTTGATTAAGGCATGCGCAGCTTCGCAGGCACAGCATTGAGACCCCCTTCAAATAACTCATGAAAAGAGACCGTTGGATGCGGCGTGACTTATCAGGAAAGCTCTCCAGTGTGTTATctacaccggggggggggtgtcacaGACTCCCAGCACCAGAAGGGAATTCCAGCTGCCTCATCAGGCTTCTCCAACGCCCCGGGGGGTTCTGGGAAACATCAGCCCTTGATTCACACCCTCGTTGCCCCTTTAATATACCAGGAAGTGGTGTTCTTGCCTGCCAGCCCCTGACTGCTCCTTTGGGTTATTGCCCCTTGCATAGGGGTGTCCAGCTGATGCCTCCACGGCTCTCTCCCTAACTCCCACGATGCTGCCCGGGCGGGCGAGCGATGAACCAAACGTTAGCTTTAACTAACAACTAACTAACAAAGAGCGAGCGGGAAGAGCGAGGAGTTCATAGACGGCAAAGGGAGGGATTGCTTACAGCGAGGGCAGTGAAGGTGTAGAATCCGCTGCCGAGAGGCAGCATTCTATCCGATACAGGGAGGGTAAAAGCAGAACAATCGGGGCTGTTGGGTATCTTTATCGCACATGCGTGTTGTTAAGGTGCAGGTCGCAGCCTCCCGTCTAGTTCCATGCTGACATCAGAAATCTTATACATCAGCTGTTTCCTGGATTGCGTTGGCTGGCCCTGCGTTCAGGAAGTTACTCTGTTCgcatgatttaactatacactatacagggccggctcagcTCTTCACAGCACAGCAGTGAACGTGATCAGATAATGCTGACTCTGCCACGGGCTGCCACTTATCTCAGCTTCCATAAGAGGAGCTCAGAACCAGCTATACTGATCTATAAAAGGGAGGCTGATGTCACTGTATGGGGTTGCTTCCGCAGAGCTTTATCATGGAGGTCACTGAGCTGGCAGTCTCTTAAGAGAATGAGTTGTTGTACCTCCTCTGCTGGCCAGCGGCTTAAGGAGAGTTTCGGTCGTTGCAGACTATTTGAATTCCGTTGGAGATGACGCCTCACAAATGTCATACTGTAAATTTAGGTGACTGCTGATTATTCAAACCCATGACAAGGACACTAAGGAATGTAAGAGGTGGCTGCCAGTCCCACTTTCTTAGCTCTTTTACTTTTCTACTGTACCATCTCTGCCCAAAGGCACTcaaaggtgtgtgtgtatatgtacggtggcgtgtgtgtgtgtacgtacggtggcgtgtgtgtgtacgtacggtggcgtgtgtgtgtgtatatgtacggtggcgtgtgtatacatatggtggtgtgtgtgtgtatgtacggtggcgcgtgtgtgtgtgtgtgtacgtacggtggcgtgtgtgtgtacgtacggtggcgtgtgtgtgtgtgtatacgtacggtggcgtgtgtgtgtgtatacgtacggtggcgtgtgtgtgtgtatacgtacggtggcgtgtgtgtgtgtgtatacgtacgGTGGCGTGTGTGTGAACGTACGGTGGCGTGTGTGTGAACGTACGGTAGCGTGTGTGTGAACGTAcggtggcgtgtgtgtgtgtacgtacggtggcgtgtgtgtgtgtacgtacggtggcgtgtgtgtgtgtatacgtacggtggcgtgtgtgtgtgtgtatacgtacggtggcgtgtgtgtgtgtgtatacgtacggtggcgtgtgtgtgtgtacgtacggTGGCGTGTGTATACGTACGGTGGCGTGTGTGTATACGTATGGTGGCGTGTGTGTATACGTAtggtggcgtgtgtgtgtgtatacgttcggtggcgtgtgtgtgtacgtacggtggcgtgtgtgtgtgtgtgtgtatacgtacggtggcgtgtgtgtgtatacgtacggtggcgtgtgtgtgtatacgtacggtggcgtgtgtgtgtacgtacggtggcgtgtgtgtgtatacgtacggtggcgtgtgtgtgtgtgtacgtacggtggcttgtgtgtgtgtgtgtatacgtacggtggcgtgtgtgtgtacgtacggtggcttgtgtgtgtgtatacatacggTGGCGTGTGTGTATACGTACGGTGGCGTGTGTGTATACGTAcggtgcctgtgtgtgtgtatacgtacggtggcgtgtgtgtgtgtgtatacgtacggtggcgtgtgtgtgtgtacgtacggtggcgtgtgcgtgtgtgtgtatatgtacggtggcgtgtgtgtgtgtatatgtacggtggcgtgtgtgtgtatatgtacggtggcgtgtgtgtgtatatgtacggtggtgtgtgtgtgtgtgtatatgtacggtgacgtgtgtgtgtatatgtacggtggcgtgtgtgtgtgtgtacgtacggtggcgtgtgtatatgtacggtggcgtgtgtgtgtgtatatgtacggtggcgtgtgtgtgtatatgtacggtggcgtgtgtgtgtatacgtacggtggcgtgtgtgtgtgtatacgtacggtggcgtgtgtgtgtatacgtacggtggcgtgtgtgtgtacgtacggtggcgtgtgtgtgtgtacgtacggtggcgtgtgtgtgtgtgtgtatacgtacggtggcgtgtgtgtgtatacgtacggtggcttgtgtgtgtgtgtacgtacggtggcttgtgtgtgtgtatacgtacgGTGGCGTGTGTGTATACGTACGGTGGCGTGTGTGTATACGTAcggtggcgtgtgtgtgtgtatacgtacggtggcgtgtgtgtgtgtacgtacggtggcgtgtgcgtgtgtgtgtatatgtacggtggcgtgtgtgtgtatatgtacggtggcgtgtgtgtgtatatgtacggtggcgtgtgtgtgtgtgtgtatatgtacggtgacgtgtgtgtgtgtatatgtacggttgtgtgtgtgtgtacgtacggtggcgtgtgtgtgtgtgtgtatatgtacggtggcgtgtgtgtgtgtatatgtacggtggcgtgtgtgtgtgtatatgtacggtggcgtgtgtgtgtgtgtgtatatgtacggtggcgtgtgtgtgtgtgtgtatatgtacggtggcgtgtgtgtgtgtgtgtatatgtacggtggcgtgtgtgtgtgtatacgtacggtggcgtgtgtgtgtatatgtatggtggcgtgtgtgtgtttatacgtacggtggcgtgtgtgtgagtgtggatACATGCGTATGCGCACACGCGTTTAAGGCTTATTTCTGTGCAGACGTGAAGCCGGGCTAATGATGCGGCTCTGGAAAcagcccttttttatttatacctcTCTGCCCATCATTGATCTCCCCCGGGGTGTTTTGTTGCCCGGTGACGCGGGGTACTTTCATAAATCtcgctgcccccccccggctctATAAATAGCGTCTCTGTGTGAAGACCCCACGCCGCCCGCCTTCGCTTccttattttaatgaatatttttgGCTGAATTGGGTTTAATCCGAACGTTACGTGTGAGGAGGGACTGTGGAGAAGATTAAGGGAGTTTCGGCAGCAGCAGCCTTAACCCGTCTTCAGATGTTAACTCCGAAGCTTTATTCCTAATTAACCTCAAACTGAAGCATTTAACCCTACGGGTACCAAAGCGAACGAGCAATACAGAGATTTAAATGAACTATACATTTCCCTCTGGGCATAGATGGGCGGTCATTGCCCTCCGTTGGCTGTAGCTGTGTGGAGTAGCCACCCGGCAGAGCCGTTAAACGCCAGCTCTGATAACAGTAGGCGGACTCCCTTGTAGGATTGggctttgccccccccccggtgcttTAATACCCCGTGCCAGGCGGCTGAGGACGGGTGTCGGGTATCCCAGAAGGCGCTCCGGAGGCAGGTGCTGCTTGTGTCGCTCGCCAGCTGCTGGTTACCTGCCTGCCGGCAGCACCGTCGCTGCACACAGGCAGGATGTCTGTCTGTATGCCGCTTGCTTAATGGATTGACACACAGATTCTGCCCCCGGGGGGTTTCCTCGCTCCCCTCACACAAGCCGCAGGGGGTACGTTAcatctatttatatagcgccggcagattccgtggCGACGTTACAATCATTTAAAGGCGCAGTGCCTGGTACACAATGATCCCGGTTTGCCCCCCCGTGTCGGGCAGAGCTCTAtgtgttcggggggggggggttgcgtgTGGGCGCGTCTGGCCCCCCATGAACCTTGACCCTTGCCGGTTAACCCTCCGCACCCCGGGGTTAGGGGTGTCGGAAGAAATAATGTCACCCTGTGGACGGGTTCCGCGTCTGCCCCCTGTTAACGAGCCCCGGCCCCCTGTTAACAAGCCCCGGCCCCCTGTTAACGAGCCCCGCTTTGTGTTGCAGGAATACATTTGCCCCCGATGCGACTCCGGTTTTATTGAAGAAGTGACGGCGGACTCCAGGTAAGTTACCCCGACCCCTGATCTTTATACGCGGTTTTGCCGATTGTTGCTGCGTTTaagtaaatgttttatgtttagcCTTTATTGAGTGTTTTCACTCCCCGGCGGCGAGAGGAGCCGCGTCTCCACTTCCCTCTGTTCTGTAACAGTAATCACTGGGAGAACGATCCCACCGGGCACAGGGCATCCCTGCGCCCTAGCGCTGTATAACACAATCTCTCTAAGCTTGTCTGTTTAGCCAGACCACAAAACCCGACTTTCTTCCCTTCTTTCCACCGATCTCTTTGTTACAattatcctctttttttttttttttttgctattgagCGTCGCAAGTGGCGATAAACGTTGTTCCGGGTAAACTTCTTGAAATCAGGTGTTCCCATAATAAAGTTTGGTGACCTTTGCCCTGGGCGGAGCAAACTCTCCGTAAcgctcttattttttttcctgcagtttCCTTGATTCTGGAGGAAGTCCGACGGAAGACAACGCATCGACGCACTTCGCAGAGGTGAGTGCGCTTATCCCGGGCGGACCCCTACACCTCTCGTGATACCCAGCCCTGCTGTTAAAGCTCCcggtaaacccccccccccgtgcaccGGCAGTTTACTTCTTGCCCCCACACCTAGGGCTACGGTCTCTCTCCGCACGTAATGCCCATTCTCTTCCCCCTCTCCACCATGAAGCCCCGTCCTGGCTCGGGGGGGCAGTATATTTTTTGTGACTTTTATGTTAAGGTGTCGAGGTTCTGATCTCGGCGTCACGAGGATGGGGCTGCTCTGCGGGGCCGCTGACAATCACGTGTAGTCAAACCCGTTGTGCAGGTTCCGGGTGTTTATGAAAAGACAGCAGCTTGctctattataaatattaaaagggGAAGCCCCCCCGGGGGGTAGGTCATCAGGGGTATTAGGTGCCACTTCCTACTTGTCCCGGGATCGTAAGCTCAACGTGCTGCGTGTTTACCAGCCGAGAAAGTGTTTGTATCCTCGGTGCAGTCTGATAAGACTTCGAAGAGAGATTAGATAACGGTAACATTGTTACAGGAAATGGTTAAAGTAGCAAACAAACAGGGGGGCTTTGTCTTTTATATGGCGAGTGCATCGCAGGTCCCAACGCATGCTGGGTAACGAGATCTCCCGATAAGCGCCGGCTGTTCTGGAGATGTCTCAGTTACCCCCGATCTGCCCCATCAGTGGTTTCTCGGACCCCCCGTGTTCACTGATAACCGGTTGAGCGGCAGCCGGGATGAGGCGGTCTCGTTTTACCTACAGATAGGGTGACAGACACCTGCTGCTCGCACGCAGGGTAATATTCCCAGATCCCGGGGCGTAGATAACGCGTTCTACGAGCAGAGCGAGACGCGGGGGATCTCCTGGAGCGTTTTATGCGGTCGTCGGTGTCAATATGCGGTATATCGCACGAAAGCGCTGCCGGTGTATAAAGGTATGGCGGACGCACCTTCGCCCGGCACCTGAGCGCGTAAACATGATAGCGTTTGGGGTGCGGTATAAAACTCTTAGATTATTAACCACAGAGCAGATGGACCTTCCCCGTCCGCCATAGTCCTAAAACGAAGCATTCGCTTTCCCTGATGCCGTTACGCCCCGTTTTACCGGCTCTCACGCCAGCTCCATTTCCACGGCTACGTTTTATTTGTCACGCGGCACACGGTCTTTTTAGCATCTGCCCCCGCTGGAGGGCAATCTTCTGCCTGCTAACCATGTCTGTCCTCGGCAGCTTTTGGACCATTTAGACCACACAATGTTTTTCCCCGACTTCCGAAACTTCCTGAACAGCAGCTCTTTGGACCAAGATGGCAGAGACCACGAACGGGGCCACCAGGCCCACCCAGACCTGAGGGTGACTCGTCGGCCTCCCCGACAGCCCATGACGAGGTACAGATCCCGCGCCAGCTCGCGTCCCGACCGGAGCCCGGCCATAGAAGGGTGCGTACTCGTCATTGCTGTTCCTTCTACTCTCGGGGTTATCGTGGATTTGTGGTTCATGTTTATTGGCGTCTTTTACAGGATCATCCAACAGATCTTCGCCGGTGTCTTCGCCAACCCACCCTTGCCAGGCGCACCGCACCCGTTCTCACTGTGAGTACCCTGTTAAAACAAGGGGTGATAGGAGTGGGAGCTCGGTGCCACAGTTTGCGTGCGGCACGCCGGTGGCCGTGTCTCGCTACGATAACGCTTCGTGTTATTTAAACAGCGGAATGTTGCACTCGAATCCCGGAGACTACGCTTGGGGCCAGAGCGGCCTGGACTCCATCGTCACGCAGGTGAGAGACCGTTAATATAAACCCATAATAAAGCCACAATAAGAGCTGGTAACATTCATATACCTTCCATCGTTTGCTATATCTGGCCCTCGAGGACCAGAGGTCGGAGATGGCATTATTGGCCCTGTATTCACCAATCCCCTTTTGTTATCGGTGTTATTAATCGCTCGGACTTCTTCATCTGCCTCTTTTTAATGTTTACGAAGCGTTGAGAGATTTGGAGCTCATGAATCTGTCCTCTTCCTCCTGCAGCTTTTGGGCCAGCTGGAAAACACCGGCCCCCCTCCAGCCGACAAAGAC encodes the following:
- the RNF115 gene encoding E3 ubiquitin-protein ligase RNF115, with protein sequence MAEAAAVSQHRFFCHHCKGEVSPKLPEYICPRCDSGFIEEVTADSSFLDSGGSPTEDNASTHFAELLDHLDHTMFFPDFRNFLNSSSLDQDGRDHERGHQAHPDLRVTRRPPRQPMTRYRSRASSRPDRSPAIEGIIQQIFAGVFANPPLPGAPHPFSLGMLHSNPGDYAWGQSGLDSIVTQLLGQLENTGPPPADKDKISSLPTVTVTQAQVDMGLECPVCKEDYAVTEHVRQLPCNHFFHGDCIVPWLELHDTCPVCRKSLNGEDSTRQAPGSEPSSSGDSHMHDRWTF